Genomic window (Nicotiana sylvestris chromosome 7, ASM39365v2, whole genome shotgun sequence):
ATGAAGTTCAGTAAGGCCTTTGTACTGTATTTTCTTAATTCTTCAATTTTTATATTACAGAAAACAAATAGAAAGCTTGTCCATATCAGCATCGGGCTGGTCTTCATGCTCTGCTGGCCAATGTTCAGGTACCTTTTTTCAACCTATGCATGAAGCCTGCCTTTCATTCATTTAGTGCCTAATTTTTTTCGTGATTTGGCATTGTTTGTTTTTCCAGCTCTGATCGCCAGGGAGCAATTCTAGCATCTCTTATTCCTGGCCTCAACATAATAAAAATGCTTCTTTTGGGACTAGGATTATGGAAGGATGATGCGACTGTCAAGTCTATGAGCCGATTTGGAGACCACAGGTTTAGTAATTTGAAGAATATTTACAGCTTCTACCAAACAGCTTCATTAAACCATCTCTTGTTACAAAACTTAGCTATTACTAACAATAACAAGCTGTCACACAGCCAAAAACTGATTCAGTTAAGGATGAGGTTGCTATCCAAATTTATTTAGGGTCATCCATCTCTTCATTCCTCAATTGTTTTTTCCTCCACTTCATTTCTCTAATGGCAACCTGGTATTCTTTAATTTCATTAAGCTGCAATCTATGAGTAATATGATGCTGCCAACATCTGTGAAAATAGGTGAAGTTGACAAGACTAGAAACTtcctcaatttgaaagaaaattcCATAAAATTAAAGTATCAAACCGAACCTTGGCGGGCAGCAAGAGAGGGCTAGGAGACTTTAATTGGTTGTCGAGGAAAGGCATGATCAAAGTTGAACCTGAACTTTGAGAACTATACCCAACCCTCTCATAGGATCCAACAGCATCATATGTAAAAACACAGCCCTTCCCTACGAGAATTTTAAGAATAAAATAAGTAGAAGCCTCTTTACAGCCATGaatacaaaaattaaaacttCACACAGCATTCCAGCCATAATCTATTACCTTCATTGTCAAGGCCACCTAGAACATTGAATGCATAGTATGGAAAGAAACGTTTGTAGTATAGGGTGTTCGAAAGTAGCTATGGCTGGGCAGCTCATCTGCTTATTGTGCTGATGCTGATATATCTATTTTCAAAGTATAAAAAGTAGAATATCACTTCCAATATCATATTAGGAGTTAAGTTCCAACGTCTAAACAGATAGAGAAAGCTAGAAAGCACATGATACTGCTTTACAAATTGAATGACCAGCATCTAATAGGCACAATCATAAAAAGAAGAGTCGAAAAATATTTATCATATAGAGTTGAGCTACTAAAATGAGAGGCAAAGATTACTATGTTGGTTAAATAGAAAGTCAGAGAACATCTTTATCAATAAGGACAATCAAGCAAGAGTTATCAGGATGAATGAAAGAAGGTGCATCATAGCTTTTTTTGTGTTATACAATATACCTTAGAGCTTCATGACAAAAAATTAAATACAGCAGAGTTTTCCATTTTAGGAAAGTAGACTTCGATTAAAAACAA
Coding sequences:
- the LOC104224681 gene encoding probable phytol kinase 3, chloroplastic isoform X1, which codes for MAIPAGVFPGLKSNSNLHLYSSLPSSLLSNKKALNRFNSGIHKLKTRRLHSEVRPKAMFLENPVMGDLIATALSGGIALSMLRLWEETAKRGVFDQKTNRKLVHISIGLVFMLCWPMFSSDRQGAILASLIPGLNIIKMLLLGLGLWKDDATVKSMSRFGDHRFSNLKNIYSFYQTASLNHLLLQNLAITNNNKLSHSQKLIQLRMRLLSKFI